A window of the Cutaneotrichosporon cavernicola HIS019 DNA, chromosome: 6 genome harbors these coding sequences:
- the MYO1 gene encoding uncharacterized protein (Belongs to the TRAFAC class myosin-kinesin ATPase superfamily. Myosin family): MAIGKKGKKVGGLLASSGVQKPQKVAKADWSEGFRKKKTAGVQDMTLLSTITNEAINENLKARFLNQEIYTYIAHVLISVNPFRDLGIYSEETLQSYRGKNRLEMPPHVFAVAESAYYRMTTEKENQCVIISGESGAGKTEAAKRIMQYIAAVSGTSDGSSGGIEGIKEMVLATNPLLESFGCAKTLRNDNSSRHGKYLEIMFDSLGQPVGAQITNYLLEKNRVVGQIKNERDFHIFYQLTKAAPQDMRNDFGLQGPEAYAYTANSKCLNVASIDDSKDFTETLHAMDIIGLSKEERTSIFRVLATVLWLGNCEFVEGDDGNARIADTGVTDFVAYLMNVDGAAVQKVLLSRIMETQRGGRRGSVYEVPQNVAQANSGRDALAKALYNNLFEWIVSRVNVSMKPNVAHSYVIGVLDIYGFEIFQDNNFEQLCINYVNEKLQQIFIELTLKAEQEEYVREQIKWTPIKFFDNAVVCELIEGKRPAGIFATLNDATATAHADPAAADNSFIQRSNMLTSNPNFESRGNKFLIKHYAGDVLYNVAGMTDKNKDQLGKDILELIDQSGDTFLHTLFPDKVDHDSKRRPPTAGDKIKQSANDLVTNLMQCQPHYIRTIKPNQNRSPTEYDDKAILHQIKYLGLQENIRVRRAGFAYRAEFQKMVERFYLLSPSTSYAGDYIWEGDAKSGCERILTDARIAKDEWQMGVTKAFIKNPETLFYLEGERDRYWHTMARRIQRAWRAYVRRKHEAATKIQRFWRSQKENLVYAQKRDYGHQVLAGRKERRRFSLIGMRKFMGDYLDVGGRSPQGELLRNAAGISGAETVAFSSRGEILVSKLGRSSKLSPRFLIITDKAFYIVVTMSRDGQVSTTLERKIPLITIKGISMSNLRDDFIVLNLPPGGEEGDPVLACPLKTEMTCVILTEVGGGVPVNIGPVIEYSKKKGKKAQIKAIKGQGEPVYKSHTITVGPGEAPNSVSNPMPARNAKVKKAAKAAPAAMVGRSQNRPQARALPGASKPSAPPAIAGMTAAPAAVKPTPVAPPAPKMPTGFGAVKAPAAFGAPKAPSAPIGGGRAPPPPPPPPPPPPAAPAAPPKDMYRALYNFAGQEGEMNLTKGDEVEVKEKDDNGWWMVVKGGQEGWAPSNYLKLIEQPAAPPRPPPAPKRHVPPPAPTAPAANLAAPSAKQAARGSVAADALAAMLSGRAAVSNGGSPTTGSGAGSPSSTPGGSRPSSGMGRGPPPATKPKPIVPPKPGAKPAGLGGGRPPVPGAFKPSAPSGGASLGKVNQPKAAGGQLDLAAAFMKRAAQARGE, translated from the exons ATG GCCAtcggcaagaagggcaaaaaggtcggcggcctccTGGCTAGCAGTGGCGTCCAGAAGCCGCAAAAGGTCGCAAAG GCCGACTGGTCCGAGGGCTTcaggaagaagaagacggcCGGTGTGCAGGACATGACCCTCCTCAGTACCATCACCAACGAGGCCATTAACGAGAACCTCAAAGCGCGCTTCTTGAACCAGGAGATCTAT ACATACATTGCCCATGTGCTCATCTCAGTCAACCCCTTCCGCG ACCTCGGCATCTACTCGGAAGAGACGCTACAGTCGTACCGCGGCAAAAACCGTCTCGAGATGCCGCCGCATGTGTTCGCTGTCGCCGAGTCGGCTTACTACCGCATGACAACCGAGAAGGAAAACCAGTGTGTCATCATCTCGGGCGAGTCGGGCGCTGGCAAGACTGAGGCTGCCAAGCGCATCATGCAGTACATCGCTGCAGTTAGCGGGACCAGCGATGGCTCGAGCGGCGGCATCGAGGGCATCAAGGAGATGGTGCTTGCCACCAACCCCTTGCTCGAGTCGTTTGGGTGTGCCAAGACATTGCGTAACGACAACTCCAGTCGCCACGGAAAATATCTTGAGATCATGTTCGACAGCTTGGGCCAGCCAGTGGGCGCGCAGATCACAAATTACCTCTTGGAAAAG AACCGTGTCGTGGGCCAGATCAAGAATGAGCGCGACTTCCACATCTTCTACCAGCTCACCAAGGCGGCGCCGCAGGACATGAGGA ATGACTTCGGCCTGCAGGGGCCCGAAGCGTATGCGTACACGGCCAACAGCAAGTGTCTCAATGTGGCAAGTATCGACGACAGCAAGGATTTCACCGAGACGTTGCACGCCATGGACATTATTGGCCTTtccaaggaggagcgtaCCTCCATCTTCCGCGTGCTGGCGACGGTCCTATGGCTCGGCAACTGCGAGTTcgtcgagggtgacgaTGGGAACGCTCGCATCGCCGACACGGGCGTCACCGACTTTGTCGCGTATCTCATGaacgtcgacggcgcggcggttCAGAAGGTGCTCCTCTCGCGCATCATGGAGACGCAGCGTGGCGGCCGCCGGG GGTCCGTGTACGAGGTGCCCCAGAATGTGGCGCAGGCGAACTCTGGAcgtgacgcgctcgcgaaGGCGCTGTACAACAACCTCTTCGAGTGGATCGTGAGCCGGGTCAACGTCTCGATGAAGCCCAACGTCGCGCATTCTTACGTTATTGGTGTTCTCGACATCTA CGGGTTCGAGATCTTCCAGGACAACAACTTTGAGCAGCTGTGCATCAACTACGTCAACGAGAAGCTTCAGCAAATCTTTATTGAGTTGaccctcaaggccgagcagGAGGAGTATGTCCGCGAGCAGATCAAGTGGACTCCCATCAAGT TCTTCGACAATGCGGTCGTGTGCGAGTTGATCGAGGGCAAGCGACCTGCCGGAATCTTTGCGACCCTCAATGATgcgacagcgacggcgcACGCAGACcctgcggcggcggacaACTCGTTCATCCAGCGGTCCAACATGCTGACGTCCAACCCCAACTTCGAGTCGCGCGGCAACAAGTTCCTCATCAAGCACTACGCCGGCGACGTGCTGTACAACGTGGCGGGCATGACGGACAAGAACAAGGACCAACTGGGCAAAgacatcctcgagctcatcgaccAGAGCGGAGATACGTTCCTCCACACGCTCTTCCCTGACAAGGTCGACCACGACTCGAAGCGCCGCCCACCAACTGCTGGTGACAAGATCAAG CAATCCGCTAACGACCTTGTAACCAACCTGATGCAGTGCCAGCCCCACTACATCCGCACGATCAAGCCGAACCAGAACCGCTCGCCGACCGAGTacgacgacaaggccaTCCTGCATCAGATCAAGTACCTTGGTCTCCAGGAGAACATTCGTGTCCGTCGTGCTGGTTTCGCATACCGTGCAGAGTTCCAGAAGATGGTGGAGCGCTTCTACCTCCTCTCGCCTTCGACATCGTACGCCGGTGACTACATCTGGGAGGGTGACGCCAAGTCTGGTTGCGAGCGCATTTTGACGGACGCGCGCatcgccaaggacgagtgGCAGATGGGTGTGACCAAGGCGTTCATCAAGAACCCAGAGACGTTGTTCTAccttgagggcgagcgcgaccgtTACTGGCACACCATGGCGCGGCGTATCCAGCGGGCCTGGCGTGCGTACGTGCGCCGCAAGCACGAGGCTGCGACCAAGATTCAGCGCTTCTGGCGCAGCCAGAAGGAGAACCTCGTGTACGCGCAGAAGCGCGATTATGGCCACCAGGTGCTGGCTGGACGCAAGGAGCGTCGCCGCTTTTCGCTGATCGGCATGCGCAAGTTCATGGGCGACTATCTCGACGTGGGAGGGCGTTCGCCGCAGGGAGAGCTTCTGCGCAACGCCGCTGGCATCTCGGGCGCCGAGACGGTGGCATTCAGCTCGCGTGGCGAGATTCTCGTCTCCAAGCTTGGCCGTTCGTCCAAGCTCAGCCCGCGTTTCCTCATCATCACGGACAAGGCGTTCTACATTGTCGTCACGATGTCCAGGGACGGCCAGGTCTCGACGACCCTCGAGCGTAAGATCCCCCTCATCACGATCAAGGGCATCTCGATGAGCAACCTGCGCGACGACTTCATCGTGCTCAACCTTCCACCGgggggcgaggagggcgaccCCGTGCTCGCGTGCCCGCTGAAGACTGAGATGACCTGCGTCATTCTCAcggaggtcggcggcggcgtgcctGTCAACATCGGCCCTGTTATCGAGTACTCaaagaagaagggcaagaaggcgcAGATCAAGGCTATCAAAGGGCAGGGTGAGCCGGTATACAAGTCGCACACCATCACGGTCGGCCCCGGCGAGGCACCTAACAGCGTGTCCAACCCTATGCCGGCTCGCAATGCCAAGGTGAAGAAGGCCGCGAAGGCTGCGCCTGCAGCCATGGTTGGGCGCTCGCAGAATCGGCCGCAGGCGCGTGCTCTTCCCGGCGCGTCCAAGCCGTCTGCACCGCCTGCGATCGCGGGCATGACGGCGGCTCCTGCTGCTGTCAAGCCTACACCAGTCGCCCCGCCTGCGCCCAAAATGCCCACCGGTTTCGGCGCGGTCAAGGCGCCCGCAGCGTTTGGTGCTCCGAAGGCGCCTTCCGCTCCcatcggcggcggccgtgccccgcctccgccgccgccgcctccccctccccctcccgcTGCGCCGGCCGCACCGCCCAAGGACATGTACCGCGCACTGTACAACTTTGCGGGccaggagggcgagatgaACCTGaccaagggcgacgaggtagaggtcaaggagaaggacgacaacgggtggtggatggtggTTAAGGGTGGACAGGAGGGCTGGGCGCCGAGCAACTACCTCAAGCTTATCGAGCAGccggccgcgccgccccGTCCTCCACCCGCACCAAAGAGGCACGtgcctcctcccgctcctACCGCTCCTGCCGCCAACCTGGCAGCGCCTTCAGCGAAGCAAGCCGCGCGCGGTTCGGTGGCTGCCGACGCTTTGGCGGCCATGTTGAGTGGTCGCGCAGCGGTGTCCAACGGCGGCTCGCCCACAACCGGGTCAGGCGCCggctcgccgtcgagcaCGCCAGGAGGCTCTCGTCCGTCGAGTGGCATGGGCCGCGGCCCGCCTCCGGCTACgaagcccaagcccatcGTACCGCCTAAGCCGGGAGCGAAGCCGGCTGGTCTCGGCGGAGGACGGCCGCCCGTGCCAGGCGCATTCaagccgagcgcgccaagcggAGGCGCGTCGCTAGGCAAGGTCAATCAGCCGAAGGCCGCAGGCGGACAGCTTGACCTTGCTGCGGCGTTCATGAAACGCGCAGCGCAGGCACGGGGTGAGTAA
- a CDS encoding uncharacterized protein (F-Box protein) has product MVDPVKPVRPPSIAALSLEDSKVADELEAFRRQWRAEVEAKKEVEVDAGGVMWKGTAEEGKVDKGKGKGKAAEEDKQTKGDEEWPEPGSAIKAVRSRSPVKARPRSPTKPTSPKTLRSPTKTQFPRSPTRAPAQLPRSPTKPTRAEAEGTETTDLNSASASDSDSTMPFPQRRRTGDAVGLYTRAVEAEQGGRLSDALHLYRRAFRADENVDRLYALSVRKAAAAAPQIQEEKGEATPTPVDIVDPSAPDESEYTFTREVQVRPDYEREGSRVSPLTTLLEARVGDPESFPDSEVGDPALSFRAADNALPLPIATLPSEILNRILLLLDVAALERFGASCWRARLLTAYSAAWKRFAGEIYNPPMVESVALGRGLARRHRDEWRTTLVEEERLRMDGVYISVCHYIRPGAGEQWVTITHMITYHRFLRFYNDGHVMSFLTTDHPSDVVPLLKPSLRAKGLHFGRWRLVRDEDERGRKRARVIITDLVEPGPGAKYEFEMELKLRETGRGRWNKLDLVSYSSINLATGEALGLTLKHQKPFYFSKVRSYHPPF; this is encoded by the exons ATGGTTGACCCAGTAAAACCTGTCAGGCCGCCATCGATAGCCGCCCTGTCGCTCGAAGACAGCAAggtggccgacgagctcgaggcctTCCGGCGCCAGTGGCgggccgaggttgaggccaagaaggaggtAGAGGTAGACGCAGGCGGCGTCATGTGGAAGGGAACTGCtgaggagggcaaggtcgacaagggcaaaggcaagggcaaggctgcggaggaggacaagcaGACGAAGGGAGACGAGGAGTGGCCAGAACCCGGCTCGGCTATCAAGGCTGTGCGCTCGAGATCGCCTGTCAAGGCTCGTCCGCGGTCACCCACCAAGCCGACGTCACCCAAGACGCTGCGCTCTCCTACCAAGACGCAGTTCCCGCGCTCGCCTACCAGAGCGCCAGCACAGCTACcccgctcgccgacaaAGCCTacccgcgccgaggcggaagGCACAGAGACTACCGACTTgaactcggcctcggcctcggactcggactcgacCATGCCCTTCCcccagcggcggcgcacggGCGACGCCGTGGGCCTCTACACCCGCGCCGTGGAGGCCGAACAAGGGGGACGCCTATCCGATGCGCTGCACTTGTATCGCCGTGCGTTCCGGGCCGACGAGAACGTTGACCGACTCTACGCGCTGAGCGTGCGCAAGGCTGCCGCGGCTGCCCCTCAGATCCAGGAGGAAAAGGGGgaggcgacgccgacgccagTCGACATTGTGGATCCGTCTGCACCTGATGAGTCCGAGTACACGTTTACGCGCGAGGTGCAGGTCCGCCCCGACTATGAGCGGGAGGGTAGTCGCGTGAGCCCGCTCACGAcgctgctcgaggcgcggGTGGGCGATCCCGAGAGCTTTCCAGACTCGGAGGTGGGGGATCCAGCCTTGTCATTCCGTGCTGCAGACAACGCACTGCCGCTTCCCATCGCTACGCTGCCGAGCGAAATCCTCAACCGCATCCTCCTATTGCTTGATGTTGCGGCGCTGGAGCGTTTTGGGGCTAGCTGCTGGCGAGCACGCCTCCTCACGGCCTACAGTGCTGCGTGGAAGAGATTCGCAGGGGAGATCTACAATCCTCCGATGGTGGAGAGTGTTGCGCTGGGGCGTGGTTTGGCACGTCGGCATAGGGACGAGTGGCGCACCACtctggtcgaggaggagcgcctaCGGATGGACGGAGTCTACATTTCGGTGTGCCACTATATTCGACCGGGCGCGGGTGAGCAGTGGGTCACCATTACGCACATGA tcACGTACCACCGCTTCCTTCGCTTTTACAACGACGGGCACGTCATGTCGTTCCTCACGACTGACCACCCTTCGGACGTTGTGCCGCTGCTCAAGCCCTCGTTGCGAGCCAAGGGCTTACACTTTGGCCGTTGGCGCCttgtgcgcgacgaggacgaacGCGGGCGAAAACGTGCTCGCGTGATCATTaccgacctcgtcgagccgGGCCCTGGCGCAAAGTACGAGTTTGAGATGGAGCTCAAGCTGCGCGAGACCGGGCGCGGTCGGTGGaacaagctcgacctcgtgtCTTACTCGTCCATCAACCTCGCGACGGGTGAGGCCCTTGGTTTAACCCTCAAGCACCAGAAGCCATTCTACTTTTCAAA AGTACGGTCATACCATCCCCCGTTCTAA
- a CDS encoding uncharacterized protein (mitochondrial translation): protein MSMLASTSRARLPSLTPLLKRNAAFNAHSTPTEGKMEVIRASLYPKDGVAPTSASPIGARHVDYERRIRAAAPSAEAHETIERAWNLHRRDARASRSAAISAKYDAMVDACTELDALTRGPAEEGLGVIGEGVLPRALYDRAMIRVAHANAAYAAAKQGMAQGKKKTTESRWLESRPEGIVPREAGRGRLTSDHFTTRYSRHTI, encoded by the exons ATGTCGATGCtggcctcaacctcgcgtgcccgcctcccctccctcaccCCGTTGCTCAAGCGTAACGCGGCCTTCAATGCCCACTCTACTCCAACCGAGGGGAAGATGGAAGTGATCCGCGCCTCCCTCTACCCCAAGGACGGTGTCGCccccacctcggcctccccCATCGGCGCCAGGCATGTCGACTACGAGCGCCGTATCCGTGCCGCAGCCCCTTCGGCAGAGGCGCACGAGACGATTGAGCGTGCGTGGAACCTGCACCGTCGTGACGCGCGTGCGTCCCGGTCGGCCGCCATTAGCGCAAAGTACGACGCGATGGTCGATGCTTGCActgagctcgacgcgcttaCCCGCGGTCCTGCTGAGGAGGGACTCGGCGTCATTGGAGAGGGAGTCTTGCCGCGCGCACTGTACGATCGCGCGATGATTCGTGTGGCGCATGCCAACGCGGCGTACGCCGCTGCCAAGCAGGGGATGGCGCaggggaagaagaagacgaccGAGAGCCGCTGGCTCGAGTCCCGCCCCGAGGGCATTGTCCCGCGCGAGGC TGGACGCGGCCGCTTAACGAGTG atcaCTTTACGACTCGCTACTCCCGACACACCATATGA
- a CDS encoding uncharacterized protein (MAPEG family): MSFAGLNTGNNLSLYAVPAAFGLAIAPHLYALGLVTLKHPAGAKGFDFSFPGNTRKLISESRLSPTDQERYLRAEAANDNGFVGLGFFAAAVAVGNAAGLSNSSLNRAAGVYLASRLAYNLLYILGTNNAAGIARTVAWMVGSFSCVGLFCEAGDKLSK, from the exons ATGTCATTTGCAGGCCTCAATACTGGTAACAATCTCAGCCTGTACGCCGTGCCCGCGGCGTTTGGCCTTGC caTCGCACCACACCTCTATGCGTTGGGGCTCGTGACTCTCAAGCATCCGGCTGGGGCCAAGGGGTTCGACTTCAGC TTTCCCGGCAACACGCGCAAGTTGATCTCCGAGTCACGTCTCTCTCCCACCGACCAGGAGAGGTacctccgcgccgaggcagCCAACGACAACGGTTTCGTCGGGCTCGGCTTTTTCGCTGCCGCCGTGGCTGTCGGAAACGCTGCAGGCCTCTCCAACTCGTCACTGAaccgcgcggcgggcgtctacctcgcctcgcgccTGGCTTACAACTTGCTCTACATCCTTGGGACGAACA ATGCCGCAGGCATCGCGCGCACCGTCGCATGGATGGTCGGCAGTTTCAGCTGCGTCGGCCTCTTCTGTGAGGCAGGAGACAAGCTCTCAAAGTAA
- a CDS encoding uncharacterized protein (Transcription factor subunit Med10 of Mediator complex) produces MSHGQHLPSPAPTPFPGAPPEDPHIRATLEKELQRLAQDLYEMEVCAGEVVAGMEGQVAERMEKVNRALIELTRLAPQVNDSVPKQIIENIDKAKNPHQYTKTSLSRATGENQYALGRLLGLESFRRQLETSLSDAFPDLPLPERLHKPLGVENGDGEESEANGDSKPAM; encoded by the exons ATGTCCCACGGCCAACATTTACCCTCTCCCGCACCCACGCCCTTTCCCGGCGCACCACCCGAGGACCCACACATCCGTGCAACACTCGAGAAGGAACTCCAACGCCTCGCTCAAGACCTGTacgagatggaggtgtGCGCTGGCGAGGTTGTTGCTGGGATGGAAGGCCAGGTTGCTGAGCGGAT GGAGAAGGTCAACAGGGCGCTCATTGAGCTCACGCGTCTCGCGCCGCAGGTCAACGACTCGGTGCCGAAGCAGATCATTGA AAAcatcgacaaggccaagaaccCGCACCAGTACACCAAGACTTCGTTAAGTCGCGCGACTGGCGAAAACCAGTATGCCCTGGGACGGTTACTGGGTCTCGAG TCCTTCCGGCGGCAACTCGAGACGAGCCTGTCCGACGCATTCCCCGACCTTCCGCTGCCTGAGCGCCTGCACAAACCGCTTGGTGTGGAGAAcggggacggcgagg agagcgaggcgaACGGTGACAGCAAGCCGGCGATGTAG